The Zea mays cultivar B73 chromosome 7, Zm-B73-REFERENCE-NAM-5.0, whole genome shotgun sequence DNA segment CCAGTTTGCCCACGAGCCGGCGATCGGTGCTGCTCGCGGCGACGGACAGGATCCACGGCGCGACGTTGTCAACGCGCCCGCCGTCGAGCGCCGAGTTGCCGGCCGCCGCGGAGGTGCGCACCCCGCGCCGCATGGCGTGGAACGCCTCGATAGCCGCCGCGTCCTCGAAGTAGGGGAACGGGAGTGCGATCCTGATGGAGAAGGAGATCAGGTCGACGTCGTCGGCGGCGGCGTCGTCGAACGCGGCTAGCATGTCCTCGCTAAGGAACCAGTCGTCCCAGCACGCCTTGTACACCGCGAGCCTGGCGCCTGGCGCCCGGCACCGCGCCGCGTGCCGACCCGGCGGCCAGGCCCGCGAGGCCGACGCCCTCCACCACCCGCCCCGCTACCGTTGACGCCGTGTGGCTGCCGTGCCCGACGGTGTCCACTAGCGACAGGCCGGTATGGCCTTGCCTGTACGCGCGGGCGCCGATGATCTTGCTGCGTGCGTCGTCAACACGTATATGTCGAAGCTAGTGTCAACCGACAGCACCAGAATGAAGATTAACGCGCGCGCGATCGTCATACGTACTTGTTGCACGTGAAGTTGTGGCAGGCGCCCTTCCACCTGCTCGGTGGCGGGCCGAAGCCCTCGTCGGAGAAGGACGGAGAGTCCGGCCACATGCCGGTGTCGATCATGCCGACAATGACCTCCGCCTCCGTGGGCAGGCTCCGGCGCGCCGTCTCGGGGAAGCCGAGGAAGTCCCATGACCTCGTGGTCTGGAGTCGGTACGTCCGGCTTGGGAAGACGGACACCACGCCCTCCTTGCCCGACAGCTTGTCCTTCTCGTCATCGGTCAGCCTGGCCGAGAATCCGTTGATGCTCCTCGTGTAGCTGTAAATCATCCTATCTGTAGCATCGCTGAAGCATATATAAAAGTTATATAGAGGCAACATTTTTATCTAAGATCATTTAGAGGCCCTAATATTTCCTTTTTACTTATTTTTTTATGTCCCTAATTTTCGAAATTCAATATTATTTCTATCTTCTATGTACTTACGAATTTGTACCTGACATCATGATCGTGATAGTGGTGTCGTTTGCGCTTGCGCTCTATCTCCAGCTCCCTCACCATCTCCTCTACCTCGACATGACGTCGCTCCGAGCGCCTCCAGCTCCGAGCGCTCCCATTCCACTTCCCTCTCTCTAAGCCGGTGTCTGTCCCCCCCTCACTTTCTCATGTTCTCTTCTTTTCCTAGCCATATCCTTCCAGCGTTTGTCGCGAACAAACCTTTCCTTCCTATCATTATAGTGGTGTCGCACGCTACGCTCGAACTCTATCTCTAGCTCCCTCGCCATCTCCTCTACCTCGACAAGGCGTCGCTAGCTCCGAGCACTCTTCCGCTCCCGTTCCACTTCCCTCTCTGAACCAGTACTTGCCCTCCTCTCTTTCTCCCGTTCTCTTCCTTTCCCCTGGCCATATCCTTCCAGCGGTTGTGGCAAACAAACCTCTCCTTCCTATCATCCTTATCCCGGTTAGCTTCATGGTGTATGTGAACTTTTACTCGTGATGTCCATGGCGGCCGTGTTATTACTATGCGAGAGGTGAGGGAGCCGGGATGGGGAGGCTTAACCGCGGATTGGTTACGAAGAAATATATGGGGTTTTTTTAGAAAAAATGTTGACGCAACGACGACAGTGGAAGCTAGTGCTTGACAGTAGTAGAGATAAAGGTTAGCTTATCAAGCGCTTGACCTGCCATGACCGAGGACCTGGTTGAGCAGCCGGTGATGAGCAGCTTTTGCCGCAGAGAAGCCACCCGCCGCTAGTTCGTCCGACGACGGCTCATGCTGCTGGTGCCCCATGTACACGATATACACCTGCACACGCGCGCGCACCGCATGCAATATAAAGCCACGTATGTACTGCGGTGTCTCATCGGAGCTGTGTGCATCGCACGTGGTCTCTCTCATCTGGTGGGAGTGGGGACTGACCTGCTGCTTTTCGCTGCCGCCATCGCTTATGACCTCTGATGCATGGATCAAGCTGCCGAGGAAGAAGCAGGCGGCGAGGACGACGACGCGAAGGGTGAGCGCCTTGAGCGCGGTGCCCATCGTGTGCGCGCGCTCGCTCTCACGCTAGCTGCTCGATCCGAATACAGATTTGTATACATACAGGATGGTGGTCTGCAAAATAATTCGCGTGTACCTCGATTCC contains these protein-coding regions:
- the LOC109941168 gene encoding subtilisin-like protease SBT4.9, with protein sequence MVRELEIERKRKRHHYHDHDVSDATDRMIYSYTRSINGFSARLTDDEKDKLSGKEGVVSVFPSRTYRLQTTRSWDFLGFPETARRSLPTEAEVIVGMIDTGMWPDSPSFSDEGFGPPPSRWKGACHNFTCNNKIIGARAYRQGHTGLSLVDTVGHGSHTASTVAGRVVEGVGLAGLAAGSARGAVPGARRQARGVQGVLGRLVP